In Nocardia sp. NBC_00403, one DNA window encodes the following:
- a CDS encoding suppressor of fused domain protein, with product MSEAPGWDAIDGALAQLYDGVEPTHWAPELPWSLGGPDPLDGISVYPRTDPIPHWHYLGYGMSELYEKEWDNPAESGWGFEFTFRLVRLPTDTVPPVWPGNFMQNLARYVFQSGKWFEPGHTIKANGPIAADRVDATVHAVGFTVDPELGGIDTPNGSLQFLQIVGLTMPEYRAAQGGNLLTLLAELEPRLPLFVTDVGRESLIAEPPPKVDWPRWGGGLRGRQ from the coding sequence GTGAGTGAAGCACCGGGCTGGGACGCCATCGACGGCGCCCTCGCACAGTTGTACGACGGCGTCGAACCCACCCATTGGGCGCCGGAACTGCCCTGGTCGCTCGGCGGTCCCGATCCGCTCGACGGCATCAGCGTGTATCCGCGCACCGACCCGATCCCGCACTGGCACTACCTCGGCTATGGCATGAGCGAGCTGTACGAGAAGGAGTGGGACAACCCCGCCGAATCGGGCTGGGGATTCGAATTCACCTTCCGGCTGGTACGCCTGCCCACCGATACCGTGCCACCGGTGTGGCCTGGCAACTTCATGCAGAACCTCGCCCGCTACGTCTTCCAGTCGGGCAAGTGGTTCGAGCCCGGCCACACCATCAAGGCGAACGGGCCCATCGCCGCCGACCGCGTGGACGCGACCGTCCACGCCGTCGGGTTCACCGTCGACCCGGAACTCGGCGGCATCGACACCCCGAACGGCAGCCTCCAGTTCCTGCAGATCGTCGGTCTGACCATGCCCGAGTACCGGGCCGCGCAGGGCGGGAACCTGCTCACCCTGCTTGCCGAGCTCGAGCCGCGGCTGCCGCTGTTCGTCACCGATGTCGGGCGCGAATCGCTGATCGCCGAACCGCCGCCGAAGGTGGACTGGCCGCGTTGGGGCGGCGGGCTGCGCGGCAGGCAGTAG
- a CDS encoding NAD(+) synthase, with protein sequence MPDLAFESLYRHGFARVAVAVPRVRVADPAYNVEETLLLARQAADADAVLTVFPELGLSSYTSDDLFHQDALADAVEAALGRLVAASADIDTVLVVGAPVRAQGRLFNCAIAVSGGVVLGAAPKSYLPNYREFYEKRQFAAARENLADQITIAGRRVPFGADLLFTATNLDGFVFHLEICEDGWVPLPPSGFAALAGATVLVNLSASNIVIGKADYRRALCTSHSARYLAAYLYSAAGHGESTTDMAWDGQALVCENGDLLAEGERFADHPQLITADLDLPRLAADRLRTTSFADNVHDHRDHLVRLRRIEIELPVPTTAVELRREIPRFPYVPADPTARNERCAEVHHIQVEGLSTRLRATGIQRVVIGVSGGLDSTQALIVAAKTMDRLGLPRTNVLAYTMPGFATGARTRNDAHRLMRALGVSAAEIDIRPSATQMLRDLNHPAADGVRQYDITYENVQAGERTAHLFRLANQHNALVVGTGDLSELALGWCTFGVGDHMAHYSVNASVPKTLIKYLIAWAVDTDQFGADGGEVLASILQTEISPELIPTTDSDATGPGQSSEATVGPYELQDLHLYNLLRFGYRPSRIAYLAWQAWSDTARGSWPDLIPADQRNAYDLPTIKHWLAEFLRRFIQTSQFKRSTLPNAPKVGSGGSLSPRGDWRAPSDASAAAWLDELARNVPDR encoded by the coding sequence ATGCCCGACCTGGCGTTCGAATCGCTCTACCGGCACGGGTTCGCGCGGGTGGCGGTCGCGGTGCCACGGGTGCGGGTCGCCGACCCCGCCTACAACGTCGAGGAGACGCTGCTGCTGGCCCGCCAGGCGGCTGACGCCGACGCGGTACTGACGGTGTTTCCCGAGCTCGGGCTGTCCTCCTATACCTCCGACGACCTGTTCCATCAGGATGCGCTGGCCGACGCGGTGGAGGCGGCGCTGGGACGCCTGGTCGCGGCGAGTGCGGACATCGACACGGTGCTGGTGGTCGGGGCACCGGTCCGGGCCCAGGGCAGGCTGTTCAACTGCGCGATCGCGGTGAGCGGGGGCGTTGTGCTCGGCGCCGCACCCAAGAGCTACCTGCCGAATTATCGCGAGTTCTACGAGAAGCGGCAGTTCGCGGCGGCGCGGGAGAACTTGGCAGACCAGATCACGATCGCGGGTCGGCGGGTGCCGTTCGGAGCCGATCTCCTGTTCACCGCGACCAATCTGGACGGATTCGTCTTTCATCTGGAGATCTGCGAGGACGGCTGGGTGCCGCTGCCGCCGAGCGGGTTCGCCGCACTTGCCGGTGCGACCGTGCTCGTCAACCTCTCGGCCAGCAATATCGTCATCGGCAAGGCCGACTATCGGCGGGCGCTGTGCACTTCGCACTCGGCGCGCTATCTGGCCGCCTACCTGTATTCGGCTGCGGGACACGGCGAATCGACGACCGATATGGCGTGGGACGGACAGGCCCTGGTCTGCGAGAACGGCGATCTCCTTGCCGAAGGTGAACGGTTCGCCGATCATCCACAATTGATCACCGCCGACCTCGACCTACCGCGCCTGGCCGCGGATCGATTGCGCACCACCAGTTTCGCCGACAATGTGCACGACCACCGCGACCATCTGGTTCGGCTGCGGCGCATCGAGATCGAGTTGCCGGTGCCGACCACCGCCGTCGAGCTGCGACGCGAAATTCCGCGCTTCCCTTACGTTCCCGCCGACCCGACCGCACGCAACGAGCGCTGTGCCGAGGTGCACCACATCCAGGTGGAGGGCCTGAGCACCCGGTTGCGGGCCACCGGAATCCAGCGTGTCGTCATCGGGGTCTCCGGCGGGCTCGACTCCACTCAGGCGCTGATCGTGGCGGCCAAGACCATGGACCGGCTCGGGCTGCCGCGGACCAATGTGCTCGCCTACACCATGCCCGGCTTCGCGACCGGGGCGCGCACTCGCAACGACGCACACCGGTTGATGCGCGCACTCGGAGTGAGCGCAGCGGAGATAGATATCCGGCCCTCGGCCACCCAGATGCTGCGCGACCTGAATCACCCTGCCGCCGACGGTGTTCGGCAATACGACATCACCTACGAGAATGTGCAGGCCGGCGAGCGGACCGCACATCTGTTCCGGCTGGCCAATCAGCACAATGCGCTCGTCGTCGGCACCGGTGATCTCAGCGAACTCGCGCTCGGCTGGTGCACTTTCGGCGTCGGCGATCATATGGCGCATTACAGCGTGAATGCCTCGGTGCCCAAGACGCTGATCAAATACCTGATCGCCTGGGCAGTGGACACCGATCAGTTCGGTGCGGATGGGGGCGAGGTGCTCGCGTCGATCCTGCAGACCGAAATCTCGCCGGAATTGATTCCCACCACCGATTCCGACGCGACCGGACCCGGTCAGAGTTCCGAGGCCACCGTCGGCCCGTACGAGTTGCAGGACCTCCACCTCTACAACCTGCTGCGCTTCGGCTACCGCCCGAGCCGCATCGCCTACCTGGCGTGGCAGGCCTGGTCGGACACCGCCCGCGGCAGCTGGCCCGATCTCATCCCCGCCGACCAGCGCAATGCCTACGACCTGCCGACCATCAAACACTGGCTCGCGGAATTCCTGCGCCGCTTCATCCAGACCAGTCAGTTCAAACGCTCGACGCTGCCGAACGCCCCCAAGGTCGGCTCCGGCGGCTCACTGTCGCCGCGCGGTGACTGGCGCGCTCCCAGCGACGCCTCGGCCGCCGCCTGGCTCGACGAACTCGCCCGCAACGTGCCCGATCGGTGA
- the groL gene encoding chaperonin GroEL (60 kDa chaperone family; promotes refolding of misfolded polypeptides especially under stressful conditions; forms two stacked rings of heptamers to form a barrel-shaped 14mer; ends can be capped by GroES; misfolded proteins enter the barrel where they are refolded when GroES binds), with translation MAKMIAFDEEARRGLERGLNALADAVKVTLGPKGRNVVLEKKWGAPTITNDGVSIAKEIELEDPYEKIGAELVKEVAKKTDDVAGDGTTTATVLAQALVREGLRNVAAGANPLGLKRGIEKAVEAVTVRLLDTAKEIDTKEQIAATAGISAGDSSIGELIAEAMDKVGKEGVITVEESNTFGLQLELTEGMRFDKGYISGYFVTDPERQEAVLEDPYILLVGSKISTVKDLLPLLEKVIQAGKPLLIIAEDVEGEALSTLVVNKIRGTFKSVAVKAPGFGDRRKAQLADIAILTGGEVISEEVGLSLETAGIELLGQARKVVITKDETTIVEGAGDAEAIKGRVAQIRTEIENSDSDYDREKLQERLAKLAGGVAVIKAGAATEVELKERKHRIEDAVRNAKAAVEEGIVAGGGVALLQSAPALDDLKLEGDEATGANIVRVALSAPLKQIAFNAGLEPGVVAEKVSNLPAGHGLNADSGVYEDLLAAGVADPVKVTRSALQNAASIAALFLTTEAVVADKPEKAAAPAGDPTGGMGGMDF, from the coding sequence ATGGCCAAGATGATTGCGTTCGACGAAGAGGCCCGCCGCGGTCTCGAGCGGGGCCTCAACGCCCTCGCCGACGCGGTAAAGGTGACGCTGGGCCCCAAGGGTCGCAACGTCGTTCTGGAAAAGAAGTGGGGCGCCCCCACGATCACCAACGATGGTGTTTCCATCGCCAAGGAGATCGAGCTGGAGGACCCGTACGAGAAGATCGGCGCCGAGCTGGTCAAGGAAGTCGCCAAGAAGACCGATGACGTCGCCGGCGACGGCACCACCACCGCCACCGTGCTCGCCCAGGCGCTGGTGCGCGAGGGCCTGCGCAACGTCGCGGCCGGTGCCAACCCCCTCGGCCTGAAGCGTGGCATCGAGAAGGCCGTCGAGGCCGTCACCGTGCGCCTGCTCGACACCGCCAAGGAGATCGACACCAAGGAGCAGATCGCTGCTACCGCTGGTATCTCCGCAGGCGACTCGTCCATCGGTGAGCTGATCGCCGAGGCCATGGACAAGGTCGGCAAGGAAGGCGTCATCACCGTCGAGGAGAGCAACACCTTCGGTCTCCAGCTGGAGCTCACCGAGGGCATGCGCTTCGACAAGGGCTACATCTCGGGTTACTTCGTCACCGACCCGGAGCGTCAGGAAGCGGTCCTCGAGGATCCGTACATCCTGCTCGTCGGCTCGAAGATCTCGACCGTCAAGGACCTGCTGCCGCTGCTGGAGAAGGTCATCCAGGCCGGCAAGCCGCTGCTGATCATCGCCGAGGATGTCGAGGGCGAAGCCCTGTCGACCCTGGTGGTCAACAAGATCCGCGGCACCTTCAAGTCCGTCGCCGTCAAGGCGCCCGGCTTCGGTGACCGTCGCAAGGCTCAGCTCGCCGACATCGCCATCCTCACCGGTGGCGAGGTCATCAGCGAAGAGGTCGGCCTCTCGCTGGAGACCGCCGGCATCGAGCTGCTCGGCCAGGCCCGCAAGGTCGTCATCACCAAGGACGAGACCACCATCGTCGAGGGCGCGGGCGACGCGGAGGCCATCAAGGGCCGCGTTGCGCAGATCCGCACCGAGATCGAGAACTCGGACTCGGACTACGACCGTGAGAAGCTGCAGGAGCGTCTGGCCAAGCTGGCCGGCGGTGTTGCGGTCATCAAGGCCGGTGCCGCGACCGAGGTCGAGCTCAAGGAGCGCAAGCACCGCATCGAAGACGCCGTGCGCAACGCCAAGGCTGCCGTCGAAGAGGGCATCGTCGCCGGTGGTGGCGTGGCTCTGCTGCAGTCGGCTCCTGCTCTCGACGACCTGAAGCTCGAGGGCGACGAGGCGACCGGTGCGAACATCGTGCGTGTCGCGCTGTCGGCTCCGCTGAAGCAGATCGCCTTCAACGCCGGCCTCGAGCCCGGCGTTGTCGCCGAGAAGGTTTCCAACCTGCCCGCAGGCCATGGCCTCAACGCCGACTCCGGCGTGTACGAGGACCTGCTTGCCGCCGGTGTCGCCGACCCGGTGAAGGTCACCCGCTCCGCGCTGCAGAATGCGGCGTCCATCGCGGCTCTGTTCCTCACCACCGAGGCCGTCGTCGCCGACAAGCCGGAGAAGGCCGCCGCTCCCGCCGGCGACCCGACCGGTGGCATGGGTGGCATGGACTTCTGA
- a CDS encoding MarR family winged helix-turn-helix transcriptional regulator — MTSMPASERIGSPIKRAEQALSAAKNAALKPAGVTVPQYAALLFLTENPGISAAALARLCGVTPPTMNTVLTNLQDRGLVERTPHEWHKNVLETRLTEKGATVMRDADARAVRVERALAAGFTTQERATLMELLDRCADLLDSIRPE, encoded by the coding sequence ATGACGTCTATGCCCGCATCGGAGCGCATCGGATCCCCGATCAAGCGGGCTGAGCAGGCGCTCAGTGCGGCCAAGAACGCGGCATTGAAGCCCGCCGGCGTGACGGTGCCGCAGTACGCGGCCCTGCTGTTCCTGACGGAGAACCCCGGTATCTCGGCCGCCGCGCTCGCCCGCCTCTGCGGCGTCACCCCACCGACCATGAATACGGTGCTGACCAACCTGCAGGACCGCGGCCTCGTGGAGCGGACGCCACACGAATGGCACAAGAATGTGCTCGAAACTCGCCTCACCGAGAAGGGGGCGACGGTCATGCGGGATGCGGACGCCAGAGCGGTGCGAGTCGAGCGCGCGCTGGCCGCCGGCTTCACGACGCAAGAGCGGGCAACCTTGATGGAGTTGCTCGATCGCTGCGCGGACCTGCTCGATTCGATACGACCGGAATAG
- a CDS encoding PepSY-associated TM helix domain-containing protein: MTGVDSRSASALEATGDRSKPSARVAPANRPRRRRRKPIRQVLIRTHRWSALTLGLLLVIQCTTGAVLLYHGELFRASHRSFYQQTDAAPIVTTEQAVDLVRAADPDFDVGWVGSDGGVIAVGNRGSTAAYAVDPGTGRINARAGLTDGVLGWLVNLHDCAFGCLRYVGTVPAVNGKAPILDVTWAYLILGVLGVLLVLLAVSGAVVWWPSLKRIRHGFRVRTNKGRFARDRDLHNVIGILGVPFLLMWGITGIAFEFPAVEQAWLAVTGGDAVTEMPNDTFTPRPTAPQRPPVSIGEASTIALQQVPGRLAYLKLPGEKADYYRASIAGAYSPYAHRAFYSGDVLVYINARDSADIKVVDSSHDRPVANTFYDKVFRPAHFGWLVNGWWRIIWLLLGLTPAALAVTGISTWLVKRRTRRNARTLRASSDSVT; encoded by the coding sequence ATGACAGGAGTGGATTCGCGCAGCGCGAGTGCCCTCGAGGCAACCGGCGATCGTTCGAAGCCGTCCGCCCGGGTCGCGCCCGCGAACCGACCGCGCCGGCGCAGGCGGAAGCCGATTCGCCAAGTGCTGATCCGCACCCATCGGTGGTCCGCACTGACGCTCGGCCTACTGCTGGTTATCCAATGCACGACCGGGGCGGTCCTGCTCTACCACGGCGAACTCTTCCGAGCGAGCCATAGATCGTTCTATCAACAGACCGATGCCGCGCCGATAGTCACGACCGAACAGGCCGTCGACCTCGTACGCGCCGCCGACCCGGACTTCGACGTCGGCTGGGTCGGCTCCGACGGCGGCGTGATCGCCGTCGGCAACCGCGGCTCCACCGCCGCCTACGCGGTGGACCCCGGCACCGGCCGGATCAACGCCCGCGCCGGGCTCACCGACGGCGTGCTCGGCTGGCTGGTCAACCTGCACGACTGCGCATTCGGCTGCCTCCGCTATGTGGGCACGGTCCCCGCCGTGAACGGCAAGGCGCCGATTCTCGACGTGACGTGGGCCTACCTGATTCTCGGCGTCCTCGGAGTCCTGCTCGTCCTGCTCGCGGTATCCGGCGCTGTCGTGTGGTGGCCTTCCCTGAAGCGCATACGCCACGGTTTTCGCGTCCGGACGAACAAAGGCCGTTTCGCCAGGGACCGCGATCTGCACAACGTCATCGGCATCCTCGGCGTCCCCTTCCTGCTCATGTGGGGGATCACCGGCATCGCCTTCGAATTTCCCGCCGTGGAGCAGGCCTGGCTCGCCGTCACCGGCGGCGACGCCGTCACCGAGATGCCCAACGACACCTTCACTCCGCGGCCGACCGCACCACAGCGCCCACCGGTGTCCATCGGCGAGGCGAGCACTATCGCACTCCAGCAGGTACCGGGCCGACTCGCCTATCTGAAACTGCCCGGCGAAAAAGCCGACTACTACCGAGCCTCGATAGCAGGCGCCTATTCACCCTACGCACACCGTGCCTTCTACAGCGGCGATGTCCTGGTCTACATCAACGCCAGAGACAGCGCCGATATCAAGGTGGTCGATTCCAGTCACGACCGGCCGGTGGCCAATACGTTCTACGACAAAGTCTTCCGACCCGCCCACTTCGGGTGGCTTGTCAATGGCTGGTGGCGAATTATCTGGCTGCTGCTCGGCCTGACGCCCGCGGCCCTCGCCGTCACCGGCATCTCCACCTGGCTGGTCAAACGACGAACCCGACGAAACGCCCGCACCCTCCGTGCCAGCAGCGACTCAGTGACGTAA
- a CDS encoding DUF6585 family protein, with product MTTPSTVKQGETGTSLAQKVPLTQLIHLMAEYQKLGTHRQTFRPAAPARDNFVRGCGIVAGGFATVGAICAVVGAYPGSVAVSLLALVPASMAFVWGRRNRHNRAARLDLFESGMTVYRSGEQIAGFRWDSAEVRQQVIPFQSTAPSDYSFEMSGPGDTAAAFDDGLFDDAREWAKAIQSAITATQLPRAVIAIDEGATVNFGEIGLHLGALIFRDKIFAWEQIQLIDARSGLVRMKVDGSWVSLTPVGRIPNFYIFNEIAERLRQAAAEELAARGSIAAEMAEAAAAPSADATAAQVEPPTAAAQVDASAAAAQVEPNDAAPVAEREPPHTPEITEDEKPDVTGSVNNPNKGKKKSTAGTARDNLNPVDLSAASN from the coding sequence TTGACCACTCCGAGCACGGTGAAGCAAGGCGAAACCGGAACCAGCCTGGCGCAAAAGGTTCCACTGACGCAGCTGATCCACTTGATGGCCGAATACCAAAAGCTCGGCACGCACCGCCAGACATTTCGACCGGCGGCGCCTGCGAGAGATAACTTTGTGCGCGGCTGCGGGATCGTGGCGGGCGGATTTGCCACGGTCGGCGCGATCTGCGCGGTGGTCGGCGCGTACCCGGGTAGCGTTGCGGTCAGCCTGCTTGCCCTCGTACCCGCGTCGATGGCATTCGTCTGGGGCAGGCGCAACCGGCACAACCGCGCCGCGCGCCTCGACCTCTTCGAATCCGGCATGACCGTGTACCGCTCCGGCGAGCAGATCGCCGGATTCCGCTGGGACAGCGCCGAAGTACGCCAGCAGGTGATTCCGTTCCAGAGCACCGCGCCGTCGGACTACTCGTTCGAGATGAGCGGCCCCGGCGACACCGCGGCCGCGTTCGACGACGGACTGTTCGACGACGCGCGCGAGTGGGCCAAGGCGATCCAGTCGGCAATCACCGCAACCCAATTGCCCCGCGCGGTTATCGCCATCGACGAGGGTGCGACCGTGAATTTCGGCGAGATCGGCCTGCACCTGGGGGCACTCATCTTCCGCGACAAGATCTTCGCGTGGGAGCAGATCCAATTGATCGACGCCCGTAGCGGATTGGTCCGGATGAAGGTCGACGGCAGCTGGGTATCGCTCACCCCCGTCGGCAGGATCCCGAACTTCTACATCTTCAACGAAATCGCCGAACGACTGCGCCAGGCTGCCGCCGAAGAATTGGCGGCAAGAGGATCGATCGCTGCGGAAATGGCCGAGGCCGCCGCCGCTCCGAGCGCGGATGCCACAGCCGCGCAAGTCGAACCGCCCACTGCCGCTGCGCAAGTCGACGCGTCCGCTGCCGCTGCGCAAGTCGAACCGAACGATGCCGCGCCCGTTGCCGAGCGGGAACCACCCCACACCCCGGAGATCACCGAAGACGAGAAGCCCGATGTCACGGGCTCGGTGAACAATCCGAACAAGGGCAAGAAGAAGTCCACAGCAGGCACCGCGCGCGACAACCTGAACCCGGTAGACCTGAGCGCCGCCTCCAACTGA
- a CDS encoding SMP-30/gluconolactonase/LRE family protein — MSRTIRRRHFSTIATAVALTAVAACGTTTDAAKATDQPAASRISTAYELPSDRAYPEGIAVDTRNGDTYVGSYTNGAIYRATPGARRADIFLAEGTDGRKTANGLKVDRAGRLWVIDSTMGVAIYDTGTRALIARFDVSALGPHMVNDVAITQDGTAYLTDSLSAVVYRVTEAQLADAVAHGGKAELTAQFDMNSTIASHKAGSFTLNGIASDDSGRYLLVVDMTAGDLYRIATAPNSPDPIRKVAMHGGDLKYGDGLELHGGTLWAAQNVTNTITRWKITDDGATATLEQSITDESLHIPTTLVRAGNQTLVVASQFDKGGPMGPGTPTTFAVLTVGGI, encoded by the coding sequence ATGTCCCGCACGATCCGCCGCCGCCACTTTTCGACCATCGCCACCGCCGTCGCACTGACCGCCGTCGCCGCCTGCGGCACGACCACGGATGCCGCGAAAGCCACCGACCAGCCCGCCGCCTCCCGAATCAGCACCGCCTACGAATTGCCGAGTGATCGCGCGTATCCCGAGGGCATCGCGGTCGACACTCGCAACGGCGACACCTATGTCGGCTCATACACCAACGGCGCGATCTACCGCGCCACGCCGGGCGCCCGCCGGGCCGACATCTTCCTGGCCGAGGGCACCGACGGCCGCAAGACCGCCAATGGCTTGAAGGTCGATCGAGCCGGACGCCTGTGGGTAATCGACTCGACCATGGGCGTCGCGATCTACGACACCGGAACCCGAGCCCTGATCGCCCGCTTCGACGTTTCGGCCCTCGGCCCGCACATGGTCAACGACGTCGCGATTACCCAGGACGGCACCGCCTACCTGACCGACAGTCTGTCCGCCGTCGTCTATCGCGTCACCGAAGCCCAACTGGCCGACGCCGTGGCACACGGCGGAAAAGCTGAACTGACAGCACAATTCGATATGAATTCCACCATCGCATCGCACAAAGCCGGCTCCTTCACCCTCAACGGCATCGCGTCCGATGACTCGGGCCGCTACCTGCTGGTCGTCGATATGACCGCAGGCGACCTGTACCGCATCGCAACAGCACCGAATTCACCCGATCCGATCCGCAAGGTCGCCATGCACGGCGGCGATCTGAAGTACGGCGACGGCCTGGAACTGCACGGCGGCACGCTGTGGGCCGCACAGAACGTCACCAACACCATCACCCGTTGGAAGATCACCGACGACGGCGCTACTGCCACCCTGGAGCAGTCCATCACCGACGAATCCCTGCACATCCCGACCACCCTGGTGCGCGCAGGCAATCAGACCCTGGTCGTCGCCTCACAATTCGACAAGGGCGGGCCGATGGGCCCGGGCACGCCCACTACGTTCGCCGTCCTGACCGTCGGCGGAATCTGA
- a CDS encoding Clp protease N-terminal domain-containing protein, whose product MANNIRLDDLIEGIKKARPDDVLEQLSDAVVAAGHLGEVADHLIGHFVDQARRSGASWTDIGVSMGVTKQAAQKRFVPKAPGAAEDAAAMDPNAGFARFTPRARAVVMASQEAARTAGNAQIGIEHLILGLLSEPEGLGAKEIIVQGGSLETVREVATAGLPARVDEVPPLIPFGPEAKKALELTFREALRLGHNYIGTEHILLALLEQENGLGLFAGVGVYKPQVETHLVELLSVIATEQS is encoded by the coding sequence ATGGCAAACAACATACGGCTCGACGATCTGATCGAGGGCATCAAGAAAGCGCGTCCCGACGACGTGCTGGAACAACTCTCCGACGCGGTGGTCGCCGCGGGACACCTCGGCGAAGTAGCCGATCACCTGATCGGCCACTTCGTGGACCAAGCCCGCCGCTCCGGCGCGTCATGGACCGATATCGGCGTCAGCATGGGCGTTACCAAGCAGGCCGCCCAGAAGCGGTTCGTGCCCAAGGCGCCCGGTGCGGCGGAGGACGCCGCCGCCATGGACCCCAACGCCGGCTTCGCCAGATTCACCCCGCGGGCGCGGGCGGTCGTGATGGCCTCGCAGGAAGCCGCCCGCACGGCGGGCAATGCCCAGATCGGCATCGAACACCTGATTCTCGGGCTGCTGTCGGAACCCGAGGGTCTCGGTGCGAAGGAGATCATCGTGCAGGGCGGTTCACTGGAGACCGTCCGCGAGGTCGCGACGGCGGGCCTACCGGCTCGGGTGGACGAGGTGCCCCCGCTGATCCCGTTCGGCCCGGAGGCGAAGAAGGCGCTCGAGCTGACCTTCCGCGAGGCACTGCGCCTCGGCCACAACTACATCGGCACCGAGCACATCCTGCTCGCACTGCTGGAGCAGGAGAACGGTCTCGGCCTGTTCGCCGGTGTCGGCGTCTACAAGCCCCAGGTGGAAACCCATCTGGTCGAACTGCTTTCGGTGATCGCCACCGAGCAGTCATGA